From the genome of Clostridium sp. BNL1100, one region includes:
- a CDS encoding TldD/PmbA family protein, which yields MYKFHGGLYTDVRIEDVFETIITFTNGEMTEYKVRNYKAAFVRVYDGGRWYYSSNSQPELIQDEIDKLSAMAKPDTHINDNPVVKKFEVNKGKFLNFTQNDVFKVSEDEKINLLKSMFSTVEENKFIKNWAASYIDCKKVKEFYSSKGAEIKFDTQRCGFRISFAMSEGERKFREAFQKGSDKFDELLSQEQGLKGFIDKCEDFLLNAKPVEKGIYTVVLSPIAAGVFAHESFGHKSESDFMVADETMKKEWTLGTKVGSDILTIIDDGNEPGSGFCAFDDEGTRARKTYLIKNGILAGRLHNCSTAAILEENLTGNARSINFEYEPIVRMTTTYIEGGCESKEELFSKVKNGIYIENISHGSGMSTFTIAPTLAYMIRDGKISEPVNISVITGNVFKTLSEVDGVSNDVELLSFVTGGCGKMEQYPLPVGFGGPYVRVNNINVQ from the coding sequence ATGTATAAATTTCACGGGGGTTTATATACTGATGTCAGAATTGAAGACGTTTTTGAAACAATTATAACCTTTACAAACGGTGAAATGACCGAATACAAAGTCAGGAATTATAAGGCAGCGTTTGTAAGAGTTTACGACGGCGGAAGATGGTATTATTCATCTAATTCTCAGCCGGAGCTGATTCAGGATGAAATCGATAAGCTCAGTGCAATGGCTAAGCCTGATACACACATAAATGATAATCCGGTTGTTAAAAAATTTGAGGTTAATAAAGGCAAATTTTTAAATTTTACTCAGAATGATGTTTTTAAAGTGTCTGAGGATGAAAAAATAAATCTTCTAAAAAGTATGTTCTCTACTGTTGAGGAAAACAAATTTATTAAAAACTGGGCTGCCAGTTACATTGATTGCAAGAAAGTCAAGGAGTTCTATTCCAGTAAAGGGGCGGAGATTAAATTTGATACCCAGAGGTGTGGCTTTAGGATAAGTTTTGCCATGTCAGAGGGAGAGAGGAAGTTTAGAGAAGCCTTTCAAAAGGGATCAGATAAATTTGATGAGTTATTGAGTCAGGAGCAGGGTCTTAAAGGATTTATAGACAAATGTGAAGATTTCCTGCTTAACGCAAAACCTGTAGAAAAGGGAATTTATACGGTTGTATTGTCACCGATTGCAGCGGGAGTATTTGCGCATGAAAGCTTCGGGCATAAAAGTGAGTCGGACTTTATGGTTGCAGATGAGACCATGAAGAAAGAGTGGACTTTAGGAACTAAAGTGGGTTCTGACATACTGACAATAATTGATGACGGGAATGAACCTGGCAGTGGCTTTTGTGCTTTTGACGATGAAGGTACAAGGGCCAGGAAAACGTATCTCATAAAGAATGGTATCCTGGCAGGAAGACTTCACAACTGTTCAACTGCAGCTATTCTGGAAGAGAACCTCACGGGAAATGCCCGATCAATAAATTTTGAGTACGAGCCGATTGTAAGAATGACTACTACATATATTGAGGGCGGATGCGAATCAAAAGAAGAATTGTTCAGTAAAGTAAAAAACGGTATTTATATAGAGAATATAAGTCATGGTTCCGGTATGTCAACCTTCACCATAGCTCCGACTCTTGCTTATATGATCAGAGATGGAAAAATTTCTGAACCGGTAAACATTTCTGTTATTACCGGGAACGTATTTAAAACATTATCAGAAGTAGATGGTGTTTCAAATGACGTAGAGCTTTTATCATTTGTTACGGGAGGATGTGGAAAGATGGAACAATATCCGCTTCCCGTGGGATTTGGCGGGCCATATGTCAGGGTTAACAACATTAACGTACAGTAG
- a CDS encoding malic enzyme-like NAD(P)-binding protein, translating to MGTIYEDSLKAHEEWQGKIEVVCKAPLKDKRDLSLAYSPGVAQPCLEIQKDVENSYKYTRRHNLVAVITDGTAVLGLGDIGPEAGMPVMEGKCCLFKTFGDVDAFPLCIKSKDVDTIVETVKLLSGSFGGVNLEDIAAPRCFEIEERLKKETDIPIFHDDQHGTAIVTAAGLINALKVVGKKMEDISIVVNGAGAAAIAITKLLFSMGLRKVVLCDTKGVIYEGRENLNPIKAEMAKITNLEGKRGLLKDVMVGADVFIGVSAANQVTKEMVKSMAKDPIIFAQANPTPEIMPEDALEAGAAVVGTGRSDYPNQVNNVLAFPGIFRGTFDVGAREINDEMKIAAAYAIAGLVGDEERNAEYVIPAPFDPRVAKEVAAAVAEAARKSGVARK from the coding sequence ATGGGTACTATTTATGAGGATTCACTTAAAGCCCACGAAGAGTGGCAGGGAAAAATAGAAGTTGTATGTAAGGCTCCTTTAAAGGATAAAAGAGATCTTTCATTAGCTTATTCACCGGGAGTAGCTCAACCATGTCTCGAGATTCAGAAAGACGTTGAGAACTCATACAAATATACTAGAAGACACAATCTTGTAGCAGTTATCACTGACGGTACAGCGGTACTTGGTTTAGGAGATATCGGGCCTGAAGCAGGTATGCCTGTTATGGAAGGTAAATGCTGTTTGTTCAAAACTTTTGGTGACGTTGATGCGTTCCCTCTTTGTATAAAGTCAAAAGACGTTGACACTATAGTTGAAACTGTTAAATTGCTTTCAGGAAGCTTCGGCGGCGTAAATCTTGAAGATATAGCTGCTCCAAGATGCTTTGAAATAGAAGAAAGATTAAAGAAGGAAACAGATATTCCTATATTCCACGATGACCAGCATGGAACTGCTATTGTTACTGCTGCAGGTCTTATCAATGCATTAAAAGTTGTTGGTAAGAAAATGGAAGATATCTCAATAGTTGTAAACGGAGCAGGTGCTGCGGCTATAGCTATTACAAAGCTTCTCTTCTCAATGGGCTTAAGAAAAGTTGTTCTCTGTGATACAAAGGGTGTTATATATGAAGGCAGAGAGAACCTCAACCCAATTAAAGCTGAAATGGCTAAAATCACTAACCTCGAAGGTAAGAGAGGTTTATTGAAGGATGTTATGGTTGGAGCAGACGTATTTATCGGAGTTTCAGCTGCTAACCAGGTTACAAAAGAAATGGTTAAGTCAATGGCTAAAGATCCAATTATATTTGCTCAAGCAAACCCAACTCCTGAAATTATGCCTGAAGACGCTCTCGAAGCAGGTGCTGCTGTTGTTGGAACAGGCCGTTCAGACTATCCAAATCAGGTTAATAACGTTCTTGCATTCCCTGGTATCTTCAGAGGTACTTTTGATGTAGGAGCTCGTGAAATAAATGATGAAATGAAGATAGCTGCTGCATATGCAATCGCTGGACTTGTTGGCGATGAAGAAAGAAATGCAGAGTATGTAATTCCAGCTCCATTTGATCCAAGAGTAGCAAAAGAAGTTGCAGCAGCAGTTGCAGAAGCAGCTAGAAAATCTGGTGTAGCTAGAAAGTAA
- a CDS encoding L-lactate dehydrogenase, which yields MGFKVAIIGAGFVGASAAYAMSINNLVSELVLIDVNKEKAYGEALDISHGLSFAGNMTVYSGDYSDVKDCDVIVVTAGAARKPGETRLDLAKKNTMIMKSIVTELMKHYNKGVIVSVSNPVDVLAYMTQKWSGLPANKVIGSGTVLDSARLRTHISQALDVDIANVHGYIVGEHGDSQLPLWSATHIAGIPFDEYVKINGLNIDKDALFSEVKVAGATIIKNKGATYYGIALSINRIVESILKDFNTIMPVGTVLDGQYGIKDVLVNVPTIVGGNGAEKVLELNISDAELQLLKHSAEQVRAVIDEVKDI from the coding sequence ATGGGTTTTAAAGTTGCGATCATAGGAGCAGGATTTGTTGGAGCATCAGCTGCGTATGCGATGTCTATAAACAACTTGGTTTCTGAATTGGTATTAATTGATGTAAATAAAGAGAAGGCTTATGGCGAAGCTCTTGATATCAGCCATGGTTTATCATTTGCAGGAAATATGACAGTTTATTCCGGTGACTATTCAGATGTTAAGGATTGCGATGTTATAGTTGTAACTGCAGGTGCAGCAAGAAAGCCAGGCGAAACACGTTTGGATCTTGCAAAGAAGAATACTATGATAATGAAGAGCATAGTTACTGAACTTATGAAGCACTATAATAAAGGTGTAATAGTAAGTGTATCAAATCCTGTTGACGTATTAGCGTACATGACTCAAAAGTGGTCAGGATTACCAGCAAATAAAGTTATAGGATCAGGTACAGTTCTTGACAGTGCTAGATTAAGAACTCACATCAGCCAAGCATTGGATGTAGACATTGCCAACGTTCACGGTTATATAGTTGGTGAACATGGTGATTCTCAGTTACCATTATGGAGTGCAACTCATATTGCAGGCATACCGTTTGATGAATATGTTAAAATTAACGGCTTAAACATTGATAAGGACGCTCTTTTCAGTGAAGTTAAGGTAGCAGGAGCAACTATTATAAAGAATAAGGGAGCAACTTACTATGGTATAGCTCTTTCAATCAACAGAATAGTTGAATCCATTTTGAAGGACTTCAATACTATCATGCCTGTTGGTACTGTTCTTGACGGACAATACGGAATAAAGGATGTTTTAGTGAACGTTCCTACAATAGTTGGCGGTAACGGAGCTGAAAAAGTTCTTGAATTGAACATTTCAGATGCAGAATTACAACTTCTGAAACATTCAGCTGAACAGGTTAGAGCAGTTATCGACGAAGTTAAAGATATATAA
- a CDS encoding type III pantothenate kinase, giving the protein MVLVVDVGNTHIVLGVFEGKKLLASWRLATNKERTSDELGMLILGLFNHEKLSVDEVEAVVVASVVPPIMYTLEHAIKKYINTQPMIIGPGTKTGINIRYQNPKEVGADRIVNAVAGFELYGGPLIIVDMGTATTFCAISEKGEYLGGVICPGMKISAEALYQKAAKLPRIDLVKPEGVIGKNTVSSMQSGVFYGYVGQVDYIVNRIKKEMREDNIRVIATGGLSRLIAEESMTINDVNPTLTLEGLRLIYERNI; this is encoded by the coding sequence ATGGTTTTAGTAGTGGATGTAGGGAATACACACATTGTTCTGGGTGTATTTGAAGGGAAAAAGTTGCTTGCAAGTTGGAGACTTGCCACAAATAAAGAACGGACTTCGGATGAACTGGGAATGCTGATACTTGGATTGTTTAACCATGAGAAGCTTTCTGTAGATGAGGTTGAGGCAGTGGTTGTTGCATCCGTTGTACCCCCGATTATGTATACGTTGGAACATGCCATAAAAAAATATATAAATACTCAGCCCATGATTATAGGTCCCGGAACAAAAACGGGAATAAATATCAGGTACCAAAATCCAAAGGAAGTCGGTGCCGACAGGATAGTAAATGCCGTAGCCGGTTTTGAACTGTACGGCGGCCCCCTGATTATTGTCGATATGGGTACTGCTACTACTTTTTGTGCAATATCGGAAAAGGGCGAATATCTGGGCGGTGTCATATGTCCGGGTATGAAGATAAGTGCGGAAGCATTGTATCAAAAGGCTGCAAAGTTACCAAGAATTGATCTGGTAAAACCTGAGGGTGTTATCGGAAAGAATACGGTTTCAAGTATGCAGTCAGGAGTTTTTTATGGATACGTAGGTCAGGTTGATTATATTGTAAATAGAATCAAAAAAGAAATGCGGGAGGATAACATACGGGTTATTGCAACAGGAGGGCTTTCAAGACTTATAGCTGAGGAATCAATGACCATAAATGACGTAAATCCTACTCTTACATTAGAGGGCCTTAGATTAATATACGAAAGAAATATATAA
- a CDS encoding biotin--[acetyl-CoA-carboxylase] ligase, giving the protein MKNQILKILKEEDKYISGEDISKALDVSRTAVWKHINELRKDGYTIESSSKKGYRFLKAPDILDKREIDIPQGQMIGADIQHFEEVDSTNNYAKKIANEGCAHGTVVVADRQTTGRGRIGRQWQSDTSEGIWFSIVLRPELEPENIQVITLAASVAVVEAIKETQGIVCGIKWPNDIILDGRKLGGILTELSAEPGHVNYVVVGIGINANQDSEHFDYEIRQKAISLKMYEGKTVSRSNLLGCILTNFEKIYKSVLLGKNQEIIDRWTEYSVTIGKEVKVAYKDVEYIGTAQSVASDGRLIVQCKDGVTREISAGEIQVRGLLGYT; this is encoded by the coding sequence GTGAAAAATCAGATTTTAAAAATACTAAAAGAAGAAGATAAATATATATCAGGCGAAGATATCAGTAAAGCTTTGGACGTATCCAGAACTGCAGTTTGGAAACATATAAATGAATTGAGAAAAGACGGTTATACTATAGAGTCATCCTCAAAAAAAGGATATAGATTTCTTAAAGCCCCGGATATACTTGACAAGAGGGAAATTGATATTCCACAGGGACAGATGATTGGAGCGGATATACAGCACTTTGAGGAAGTAGATTCAACAAATAATTATGCAAAAAAAATTGCAAACGAAGGCTGTGCTCATGGAACGGTTGTTGTAGCGGATAGGCAGACAACGGGGCGGGGCAGGATAGGAAGGCAATGGCAGTCTGATACATCGGAAGGAATATGGTTCTCAATAGTCTTAAGGCCGGAACTCGAACCTGAAAATATTCAGGTAATAACACTTGCGGCTTCCGTTGCGGTAGTTGAAGCAATAAAGGAGACCCAAGGAATAGTTTGCGGAATAAAATGGCCTAATGATATAATATTAGATGGCAGAAAACTTGGAGGTATTCTCACCGAGTTAAGTGCCGAGCCGGGTCATGTTAATTATGTTGTTGTTGGTATAGGAATAAATGCAAATCAGGATTCGGAGCATTTTGATTATGAGATACGGCAAAAGGCGATTTCATTAAAAATGTACGAAGGTAAAACCGTATCAAGGTCCAATTTGCTTGGCTGTATTCTGACCAATTTTGAAAAAATATATAAAAGCGTGCTACTTGGAAAAAACCAAGAGATAATAGATAGGTGGACGGAGTATTCGGTCACCATAGGAAAAGAAGTAAAGGTTGCTTACAAAGATGTAGAATATATTGGAACAGCCCAATCCGTTGCATCTGACGGAAGACTTATTGTACAATGTAAAGATGGAGTGACGAGAGAAATATCAGCAGGTGAGATTCAGGTTAGGGGCTTGCTGGGATATACATAG
- a CDS encoding mannitol dehydrogenase family protein, producing the protein MKLNRNGIKDYSAWKANQVEVPKFDYDEMLRKTTEEPRWIHFGAGNIFRGFIAALQQNLLNEGKADSGIIVAETFDYEIIDKVYKPYDNLSLLVHLNPDGSLEKKIIGSVSESLVGDTARTADWKRLKEIFRKPSLQIVSFTITEKGYSLTGMSNEFLPDVVHDMENGFKEPKSLIAKTASLLYGRFLAGAFPVAMVSMDNCSHNGDLLKKSIQTLIQKWVDNGIVEKEFLEYINNPSKVSFPCSMIDKITPRPSETVNKALVEMGLEDTEIIRTNRNTYISQFVNAEKPQYLVIEDQFPNGRMPLEDAGVYFTDKSTVENVERMKVTTCLNPLHTALAVFGCLLGYTLIADEMKNPQLRKLVENIGYKERMPVVINPGIIEPQAFIDEVINQRFPNPYIPDTPQRIACDTSQKIPVRFGETIKTYVSHPTYDVKSLTYIPLVIAGWCRYLMGIDDNGNAMELSPDPMLDKLKTYLEGIELGKAEKVGEHLKPLLSNDKIFGVNLYDVGLGEKIEGYFKEFIAGKDAVKNVLGKYVK; encoded by the coding sequence ATGAAATTAAATAGAAATGGAATAAAGGATTACAGTGCATGGAAAGCAAACCAAGTAGAAGTACCTAAATTTGATTATGACGAAATGCTGAGAAAAACCACAGAAGAGCCTAGATGGATTCATTTTGGTGCCGGTAATATATTTAGAGGATTTATAGCAGCATTACAGCAAAATCTTCTAAATGAGGGAAAAGCGGATTCGGGAATAATTGTTGCGGAAACCTTTGATTATGAAATTATTGATAAAGTATACAAACCTTATGATAATCTCAGTTTATTGGTTCACCTTAATCCCGATGGAAGTCTTGAAAAGAAAATTATTGGGAGTGTTTCCGAAAGTTTGGTGGGAGATACAGCCAGAACAGCGGATTGGAAGAGGCTAAAGGAAATTTTCCGTAAGCCGTCGTTACAGATAGTCAGCTTTACAATTACAGAAAAGGGATATTCACTGACAGGAATGTCAAATGAGTTTCTGCCTGATGTAGTACACGATATGGAGAATGGATTCAAGGAGCCTAAGAGTCTCATTGCAAAGACGGCATCCTTGCTGTACGGCAGATTCTTGGCAGGAGCATTTCCGGTTGCAATGGTCAGTATGGATAATTGTTCACATAACGGAGATCTTCTTAAAAAGTCTATCCAGACACTTATACAAAAATGGGTTGATAATGGAATAGTAGAAAAGGAATTTTTAGAATACATAAATAATCCTTCAAAGGTTTCATTCCCATGTTCAATGATTGATAAAATTACTCCAAGGCCTTCTGAAACAGTAAACAAGGCTTTAGTAGAGATGGGACTTGAGGATACAGAGATAATTCGCACCAATAGAAATACTTATATTTCACAATTTGTAAATGCTGAGAAACCCCAGTACTTGGTAATTGAAGACCAATTCCCCAATGGTAGGATGCCTCTTGAGGATGCTGGCGTGTATTTCACAGACAAAAGTACAGTTGAAAATGTAGAGAGAATGAAGGTTACAACATGCTTAAATCCTCTGCATACTGCACTTGCCGTATTCGGATGCCTTTTGGGTTATACACTCATAGCCGATGAAATGAAGAACCCACAGTTGAGAAAGCTGGTAGAAAATATAGGTTATAAAGAAAGAATGCCTGTAGTTATTAACCCCGGAATCATAGAGCCGCAGGCTTTCATAGACGAAGTAATAAATCAGCGTTTCCCAAATCCCTATATTCCGGATACACCACAAAGAATCGCTTGTGATACATCACAAAAAATACCGGTTCGTTTTGGTGAAACAATAAAAACATATGTCAGCCATCCTACTTATGATGTAAAAAGCTTAACATATATACCTCTTGTAATTGCAGGCTGGTGCAGATATCTCATGGGTATAGACGATAATGGAAATGCCATGGAGCTGAGTCCTGACCCGATGCTAGACAAATTAAAAACATATCTTGAAGGCATTGAGCTGGGAAAGGCAGAAAAAGTTGGAGAGCATTTAAAGCCATTGTTATCGAATGATAAGATTTTCGGTGTGAATCTGTATGATGTAGGGCTGGGTGAAAAAATTGAAGGGTATTTCAAGGAATTTATTGCAGGTAAAGATGCAGTTAAAAACGTATTAGGAAAATATGTAAAATAA
- a CDS encoding alpha-glucuronidase family glycosyl hydrolase produces MPNTTINTEIYDSKGYNCWLGYHLLENSQLKGTYSKWASNIVVSQGSDDTGIALDELKRGIKGILGVDAAVAVESEQSSFIVLGVLGRGDEIDSYVKYDEVVQIGSEGFIIKGTKTSNGEAIVVAGTTIKGLLYGVFGLLRLLQTETVIEGILKIENPVNQLRIINHWDNIDGSIERGYAGKSIFFTDNKITDDLGRIRDYARLLCSVGINSIVINNVNVHKYESMLITDRYLKEVANLAKIFGDYGIKLYLSANFASTIEIGGLSTADPLDPQVSKWWKEKVNEIYSLIPDFGGFLIKADSEFRPGPFTYGRTHADGANMLAEALEPHGGLVIWRCFVYNCMQDWRDLTTDRARAAYDNFMPLDGLFKENVLLQIKNGPMDFQVREPVSTLFGGLQKTNQLLELQITQEYTGQQKHLCYLVPMWKEILDFDTMAQGKDTSVKKIITGSVFNNKFGGMAAVTNIGNDLNWTGHQMAQSNTYGYARLCWNPDLSTEQITDEWVRMTYSNNEKVVNTVKEMLMGSWRTYENYTSPLGIGWMVNPNHHYGPNVDGYEYDKWGTYHRADHKGIGVDRTVRNGTGYAGQYHKDVAEIYENVEMCPEELLLFFHHVSYDYRLKSGETLIQYIYNTHFKGVEEVEELINKWKSLKGLVSEEIFRHVSERLGGQLEHSIEWRDVINTYFYRKTGIPDELGRRIY; encoded by the coding sequence GTGCCTAATACAACCATAAACACTGAAATATATGATTCGAAAGGATATAATTGCTGGCTTGGATACCATTTACTTGAAAACAGTCAGTTAAAGGGAACATATTCCAAGTGGGCTTCCAATATAGTTGTTTCACAAGGATCAGATGATACCGGAATTGCATTAGATGAGCTTAAAAGGGGCATTAAAGGAATATTGGGAGTAGATGCTGCTGTAGCAGTTGAGTCGGAACAAAGCTCTTTTATAGTTCTGGGGGTACTTGGAAGAGGAGACGAAATAGACTCGTATGTAAAGTATGATGAGGTAGTTCAAATCGGGAGTGAAGGCTTTATAATCAAAGGAACTAAAACTAGCAATGGTGAAGCAATAGTTGTTGCCGGTACTACCATAAAAGGTTTGCTTTATGGAGTATTTGGCCTGTTAAGACTATTGCAGACTGAGACAGTGATTGAAGGGATTTTAAAGATTGAAAACCCTGTAAATCAGCTTCGTATTATAAACCATTGGGACAATATAGATGGAAGTATCGAAAGAGGCTATGCAGGTAAATCTATTTTCTTTACAGATAATAAAATAACAGATGACCTGGGTAGAATCAGAGACTACGCAAGACTTCTGTGTTCAGTGGGGATAAACAGTATTGTTATAAATAATGTTAACGTCCACAAGTATGAGAGCATGCTTATTACAGACAGATATCTTAAAGAAGTTGCAAATCTGGCAAAAATATTTGGGGATTATGGGATAAAACTTTATCTTAGCGCCAATTTTGCAAGTACTATTGAAATAGGAGGACTTTCCACTGCCGATCCTTTAGACCCTCAGGTATCAAAATGGTGGAAGGAAAAGGTTAATGAGATATACTCGCTGATACCTGACTTTGGAGGTTTTTTGATTAAAGCTGATTCGGAATTCAGGCCCGGGCCTTTTACCTACGGACGAACCCATGCAGACGGTGCCAATATGCTTGCTGAAGCCTTGGAACCACATGGGGGTCTGGTTATATGGAGATGCTTTGTATACAATTGTATGCAGGATTGGCGTGACCTCACAACTGACAGGGCAAGGGCTGCCTATGACAACTTTATGCCTCTGGATGGCTTGTTTAAGGAAAATGTATTACTCCAGATTAAAAACGGGCCTATGGATTTTCAGGTGCGTGAGCCGGTATCGACCTTATTCGGGGGACTGCAAAAAACAAACCAGCTGTTGGAGCTTCAGATAACTCAGGAGTACACAGGACAGCAGAAGCATTTATGCTATCTGGTGCCAATGTGGAAGGAGATACTGGATTTTGATACAATGGCACAAGGTAAGGACACAAGTGTTAAAAAAATTATTACAGGTTCAGTGTTTAATAATAAGTTCGGCGGAATGGCAGCTGTAACGAATATTGGAAATGACCTGAATTGGACGGGGCATCAGATGGCCCAATCAAACACTTACGGTTATGCACGACTGTGCTGGAATCCGGATTTGTCAACAGAACAAATTACTGATGAATGGGTTCGAATGACTTATTCAAACAACGAAAAGGTTGTAAATACAGTAAAAGAAATGCTGATGGGTTCATGGAGAACGTATGAAAATTATACTTCACCTCTGGGAATTGGATGGATGGTTAATCCTAATCATCATTACGGGCCTAACGTTGACGGATATGAATATGACAAGTGGGGAACATATCACAGGGCAGACCATAAGGGAATAGGTGTTGACAGGACAGTCAGGAACGGAACGGGATATGCAGGACAGTATCATAAGGATGTTGCCGAGATCTATGAAAATGTGGAGATGTGTCCGGAAGAACTGCTGCTGTTTTTCCACCATGTATCATATGATTACAGACTAAAATCAGGTGAAACATTAATTCAATATATTTACAACACCCATTTTAAAGGTGTTGAAGAGGTAGAAGAATTAATTAACAAGTGGAAGAGTCTTAAAGGGTTGGTCAGTGAAGAAATATTCCGGCATGTATCGGAAAGACTAGGTGGACAGCTGGAACATTCCATAGAGTGGAGAGATGTAATAAACACATATTTCTATCGTAAAACAGGAATACCTGATGAATTAGGGAGAAGGATATATTAG
- the uxuA gene encoding mannonate dehydratase, with the protein MKMTFRWFGEKDDSIGLEQIRQIPGVTGVVGALYDVPVGEVWPMDKIIALKDSVEKAGLKLEVIESVNVHEDIKLGLPSRDKYIENYRQSIINLGKVGVKVICYNFMPVFDWLRNDLAYPLLDGSNALCYDHDIVKDIDPVKLVEDTAKSSNGFALPGWEPERLSELKDTFEKYKNVDEDKLFDNLKYFLENIMSACEEADVKMAIHPDDPPWPLFGLPRIVTCKENLERLVKLVDSPYNGLTLCSGSLGANPENNIPELIRYFGKMGRIHFGHVRNLKFFGERKFHESSHLSSDGSFDMFEIMKAYYDIGFTGYIRPDHGRMIWGEKARPGYGLYDRALGIAYLNGLWEAIDKMTIGGK; encoded by the coding sequence ATGAAAATGACCTTTCGATGGTTTGGTGAAAAGGACGACAGCATAGGTTTGGAGCAAATAAGACAAATACCCGGCGTTACGGGAGTTGTAGGAGCTTTGTATGACGTGCCTGTTGGCGAGGTTTGGCCAATGGATAAAATTATCGCACTCAAGGACTCGGTTGAAAAAGCTGGCTTAAAGCTTGAGGTTATCGAGAGTGTAAATGTACATGAAGATATCAAACTGGGGTTGCCAAGCAGGGATAAGTATATTGAAAACTACAGACAGTCTATAATTAACTTGGGAAAAGTAGGGGTAAAGGTTATTTGTTATAACTTCATGCCTGTATTTGACTGGCTGAGAAATGACCTTGCATATCCATTACTGGATGGGTCCAACGCACTCTGCTATGACCATGATATAGTAAAGGACATAGACCCGGTTAAATTGGTTGAAGACACTGCAAAAAGCTCTAACGGTTTTGCTCTGCCGGGTTGGGAGCCTGAAAGATTAAGTGAACTGAAAGATACATTTGAAAAATACAAGAACGTAGATGAGGATAAATTATTTGACAACCTTAAATATTTTCTTGAAAATATCATGTCTGCATGTGAGGAGGCCGATGTAAAAATGGCCATACACCCGGATGATCCACCGTGGCCTCTTTTTGGTTTGCCAAGAATTGTTACATGCAAAGAGAATCTTGAAAGGCTTGTAAAGCTTGTTGACAGTCCATATAACGGATTAACTCTTTGCAGCGGTTCTTTAGGTGCAAATCCCGAGAACAACATACCTGAATTGATAAGATACTTCGGTAAAATGGGAAGGATACATTTTGGCCATGTAAGGAATCTGAAGTTCTTCGGAGAAAGAAAATTCCATGAGTCTTCACACCTTTCATCAGACGGTTCCTTCGATATGTTTGAAATCATGAAGGCTTACTATGATATAGGCTTTACAGGATATATACGCCCTGATCACGGCAGAATGATATGGGGAGAAAAGGCGAGGCCGGGCTATGGTCTTTATGACAGAGCATTAGGTATAGCCTATCTTAACGGATTGTGGGAAGCTATAGATAAGATGACTATCGGGGGTAAATAG